A genomic window from Quercus lobata isolate SW786 chromosome 10, ValleyOak3.0 Primary Assembly, whole genome shotgun sequence includes:
- the LOC115965574 gene encoding NADH dehydrogenase [ubiquinone] 1 beta subcomplex subunit 10-B-like: MGRKKGLEFDESPPDDFDPSNPYKDPVAMLEMREHLVREKWIEIEKAKIIREKLKWCYRIEGVNHLQKCRHLVQQYLDSTRGIGWGKDGRHPSLHGPKVVESVESD; the protein is encoded by the exons atGGGGAGAAAGAAGGGATTGGAGTTCGATGAATCGCCCCCAGATGACTTCGATCCATCGAACCCGTACAAGGACCCGGTGGCGATGCTGGAGATGAGGGAGCACTTGGTGAGGGAGAAGTGGATCGAAATCGAGAAAGCCAAGATCATCAGGGAGAAGCTCAAGTGGTGCTACCGCATCGAAGGTGTCAACCATCTCCAGAAGTGTCGACATCTCGTCCAACAATATCTCGACTCCACTCGTGGCATCGGCTGGGGCAAGGACGGTCGCCACCCCTCCCTCCATG GTCCAAAGGTGGTTGAGTCGGTTGAGTCTGACTGA